From Girardinichthys multiradiatus isolate DD_20200921_A chromosome 3, DD_fGirMul_XY1, whole genome shotgun sequence, the proteins below share one genomic window:
- the LOC124865782 gene encoding uncharacterized protein LOC124865782 isoform X1 yields the protein MATKESMFPDQSDFHYDYETLRTTGVILAVVMFVSGILIALTPARLVRRFQRQKFLLQLYRKCSTGLKRKNDITGPSLANTNTWAVFFQCLFGNYSIHLSAGL from the exons ATGGCCACCAAGG AATCAATGTTTCCAGACCAAAGTGACTTTCACTATG ATTATGAGACACTGCGGACTACAGGGGTCATCCTTGCTGTTGTAATGTTTGTCTCTGGCATTTTAATAGCCCTGA CTCCAGCTCGTCTGGTACGCAGATTCCAAAGACAGAAG TTCCTCCTCCAGCTGTATAGAAAATGTAGCACAGGCTTGAAAAGGAAGAATGACATCACAGGACCTTCActggcaaacacaaacacatgggCTGTTTTCTTCCAATGCCTTTTTGGCAATTATAGTATACATCTGTCAGCTGGATTGTAA
- the LOC124865782 gene encoding FXYD domain-containing ion transport regulator 6-like isoform X3, which translates to MHGTMDLVLMVAFSSWLAPALASAEEDEKDFDSAFHYDYESLRIGGLVFAVALFLLGIFLIVSRKCTCSRSDKSRGPEVESAVQRV; encoded by the exons ATGCACG GCACAATGGATCTTGTATTGATGGTGGCATTCAGTTCTTGGCTGGCTCCTGCACTTG CCTCAGCAGAAGAAGATGAGAAAG actttgaCAGCGCTTTTCATTATG atTATGAATCTCTGAGAATCGGCGGACTGGTTTTTGCCGTCGCTCTGTTCCTGCTGGGCATTTTCCTCATCGTCA GTCGAAAGTGTACCTGTTCTAGGAGTGACAAGTCGAG GGGTCCTGAAGTtgaatcagctgttcagagag tttaa
- the LOC124865782 gene encoding FXYD domain-containing ion transport regulator 6-like isoform X2 — protein sequence MHGTMDLVLMVAFSSWLAPALGSAFGREVFASAEEDEKDFDSAFHYDYESLRIGGLVFAVALFLLGIFLIVSRKCTCSRSDKSRGPEVESAVQRV from the exons ATGCACG GCACAATGGATCTTGTATTGATGGTGGCATTCAGTTCTTGGCTGGCTCCTGCACTTG GGTCAGCATTTGGCAGGGAGGTGTTCG CCTCAGCAGAAGAAGATGAGAAAG actttgaCAGCGCTTTTCATTATG atTATGAATCTCTGAGAATCGGCGGACTGGTTTTTGCCGTCGCTCTGTTCCTGCTGGGCATTTTCCTCATCGTCA GTCGAAAGTGTACCTGTTCTAGGAGTGACAAGTCGAG GGGTCCTGAAGTtgaatcagctgttcagagag tttaa